In Aerococcaceae bacterium zg-252, the genomic window ATACGATTAATAAGGTATGTGGTTCTGGCTTAAAATCCATTCAATTAGCGATTCAATCTGTTTTATTAGGCGATGCTGACATCATTGTCGCAGGTGGTACTGAAAATATGAGTCAAGCCCCTTATGTGTTACATAATCAACGTTGGGGTGCTCGTATGGGGGACGCTAAAGTCGTTGATACGCTATTAAGTGACGGATTGGTGGATGCATTTGATGAGCAGCATATGGGAATTACAGCTGAAAATGTTGCAGCCAAATATGGTATTACACGTGAACAACAAGAATTATTTGCGATAGAATCGCAACGCAAAGCAATAGCTGCCGTCAAATCTGGTCGCTTTATTAATGAAATTGTACCTGTTGAAATTCCACAACGTAAAGGCGAAGCGATTATGTTTGATATTGACGAGTATCCACGTGAAAATGTGACATTAGAGAGCTTGAGTAAATTGCGTCCTGCCTTTCAACAAGGTGGAACGGTTACAGCCGGCACATCTTCAGGTATCAATGACGGCGCTGCTGCCGTTGTGGTTACGACTCGTGAAAAAGCGGAGACATTAGGATTAACTGTATTAGCAACAGTAAAATCGTATGCAAGTGCGGGATTAGAACCAGAGTATATGGGGTGTGGGCCGATTTATGCGACACAAAAAGCATTGGCTAAAGCAGGTCTGAGTATTTCTGACTTAGATTTAGTCGAATCAAATGAAGCTTTTGCTGCGCAAGCCTGTGCAGTCACTAAAGAATTAGGCTTTAAATCTGAAATTGTGAATGTGAATGGTGGTGCGATTGCACTAGGGCATCCAATTGGAGCGTCTGGGGCTCGGATTCTAGTCACGTTATTGCATGAAATGCAAAAACGTGATGCCAAATATGGTTTAGCGACATTATGTATCGGTGGTGGCATGGGTACGGCTCTTATTGTAGAAAGATAAGATACTGAAATTAGTCGTAAATTAATAAATTAGTAAAATGATATATCGAAATTATACTTTACGAGCTAATAAAAAAGTTGTATGATAGGGAACAGAAAATAGTAGGTGTAGTGCAAATAAAAGTGCGAGGTTGCTTTTATTTGATAGGCAAAAGAGCAGAAAAAGGAGTGCAAATTATGGCAAAATTTACAGTAGTAGAACATCCACTTATTCAACACAAATTGACGATTATTCGTGATAAGAATACGTCAACCAAAGCATTTCGTGAAGTAACTAATGAGATTGCGATGTTAATGGCATATGAAATTACACGTGATTTACCATTGGAAGATGTTGTCATTGAAACTCCTTTGGTTACTACCACGCAAAAACAAATCGCTGGTAAAAAATTAGCGATTATTCCAATTTTACGTGCTGGTTTAGGAATGGTTGACGGCATTGTTAATTTAATTCCAGCTGCTCGTATTGGACATATTGGTTTGTATCGTGACCATGATACGCTTGAAGCAGTTGAATATTTTGCTAAATTCCCACAAGATATTAGTGAACGTCGTTTATTTGTAGTTGACCCGATGTTAGCAACAGGTGGTTCAGCGATTGCAGCCCTTGATTTATTGACGAAAAAATATAATGTTTCCCCTGAAAATATTGTTTTTGTGTGTTTAGTTGCTGCGCCAGAGGGTGTTAAAGCTATACAAGAAGCACATCCTGATGTTGATGTATACACAGCAGCATTAGACGAACGTTTAAATGACAAAGGCTATATCTTACCAGGATTAGGAGATGCCGGCGACCGAATCTTCGGAACGAAGTAATATAATAGTGCGACAACATGCGCTTTGAAATGAATCACTGGAGAAAGCCGCCGGAATGCGTGTAACGCATATAGGTGGCTTTTGAAGTGGATGTCATTTCAGCATGTTGGAGCCGGAATAACAAGGTGTGAGCGAGGTATTCTGTCTCAAAATACAATAGCAAAAGCTGGGTGTTGTTAGCCCAGCTTTTTTGAGACCAACAACTTTTCTAGTGGATTGGTGTTACAACAACTTCTAGTGAGGGACACAAATTCCCCACCAGAAGTTATAGTACTATAGATTATTCAAAAATAAACTCCTAAGTGGATATCTATCGAATTTTCAGCAGGAGGTTACTATATGTATCCTTTTGAAGATAATAAATTGTTGATTGCTCATTTATCAAATTTTAAATCGCGGACTAGCAACAAAGGCTATATTTTAAGTTGTTTTCTATTTGGTTTTGTATCAAAATCGGTATCTTTTTCACTTCTCATACAACACAGGAAAATTCTTTAGAGAAACATCCTGTTCTCTAAAGAATTTTCCCCAAACATCCCCTCTAGTATCAACCTTTTTCTATCGACCGGTTTCCACACAATGTACTTTTCTTCAAATAACGATAGCTATTGAATTAGCCTTTATTTACAGAACTTCATCTACTTCGTGGATACGTCCTTTGATATAAATACCCTATACTCCACACGAGCGAATAACAGAGGTCAATACTTATAGAACGAAATTAAGCTTTAGGATATACTGTGGAGCTAATTATTATCATAAAAGTAGGTTAACAAGTTACAAATCTATTTATTCGAAAAAAATAAAAATCAGAATTTATCATCTATGCAAATTCTGATTAGTTTCTAGAAAACTATTACTATGTGCTACTGATATCTTCTTCATTGTTGAAAGCATCGATTTTCCTATTTCCGACGACACAAGTCTTAACATCAAAAGCGGATTATTCTCAATCTCTTGACTTCCCAGAGTAGTTACAATACCTGAAAAAATAAAATCAATTTGCAATTTCTCCTCTGTTGTCATACGCTCTTCATCAATAGAAAAAGAATCCAACCATATCTCCTTTAAATAGTCATTGACCAATTGTTTCAGGTATGTTGACTCACTTCTAGCACACAACATGACACGCCTCGAATTTGGTAAAATAGACATATCAATATCTGAAATTTTTTCTTCACTTTGACACTTTAAGACAGTTAAAATTGACGAAATCATCATTCTCGAGGCATCGTTACTTGTATTATTCTTAAAAGCTTGATAAGCCAAATCATCAATATCTCTATAATGATAATAAAAAGAATTACGATTAACCCCAGAATCTTGAACAATTCTAAGAACAGTAATATCCGTATATTTTTCCGTCTCTAAAAGTTTCCAAAAAGCATTTTCTATTTTTACTACAGCCCTATTTGTAAAATCAGTTTTCCTTGGACGCGCCATATTGCCTCCTATAATTAGACACTTTACACTCTATTGTCGGTTTTATTTTACACCGTGTCATATTATAATTCAATTATAATAAGTAATTGAGAGGTGCTTTCTATGAAAAAAATGATAAATAATTGGTATAACATTTCTGTATATCTCGCTGGTCTAATTGCTCTGCTTACAATCTTTTTACCAGTAACTGAGGTGCAAAAATGTCTTTTGGCTTCCATTTGTATTTTGTTTCTACATTTTTTTGAAGAATTTGGTTATCCAGGAGGATTTCCACTACTCGGAGTAAAACTACTCCTCGGTACCAATGAGATGGATAAAACCAAGTGGGACTGTAACAATCTCAGTAGTATGTTCGGAAACTGGACATTCTTAATTTTAGTTTATGTACTCCCACTGTTACTACCTAATGTGCGTTTTCTAACATTATCAGCCATGTTGTTTCTTTTAATGGAAGTCATTATGCATTCAATATTTAATTTAAGGTTAAAAAGCATTTACAATGCTGGACTAATTACCGCAATTTTAGGACTAGGTCCTATTGGTGTATACTATTTCATCAATGTATTTGATAGTAAAATGTATAACTTGTATGATTATGCCCTTGCTGTACTTTGGCTTATTATCGTATTTTTATTCTGTTTTCGCTCTAAAATTTATTGGGGACTTGGCAAGAAAGACGGATATGTACTTACTGATCAAACTGCATTTGGTGTAACAAATTTAACAAAAAACTAATCTGAAATATATAAAAAGTCTTGCCAGATTTGCTCTGACAAGGTTTTTTATATTCATTTTGTCGTAATCATTAAAATTGTGTAAATAGGTTAGGGAGTTCGGATAATGGTTGCTCAGCATTAAGCGTGACAATTAATTTAATGCGTGCCTTGACACCACTTAAACCTTGAGTGAACAGAATACCCATTTGTTTTAATTGTTTGCCTCCACCTTTGTAATCATAGACATCTTCGGTAATTCCATTAAATGCACGAGAAACCATGACTACTGGAATATTCAGTGCCAGCAATGCTTGTATGCCATCTAATGTATTTGGTGGAACATTTCCAGCTCCTAATCCTTCGATAACCACACCGTCATAGTGTTTAGCTACTTCAAAGACATCGCTTTCCATGCCAGCATAGGCTTTGATTAAAATAACACGTTTGTCGGTGCGTTTTAATGAATAGTGTTGCTCACGTGAAAAGGCTTGGAAATACAGCACATTGTTTTTTGATACAATTCCAACCGGTCCAAAGGTAGGTGTTTGAAAAGTAGCAAGATTAGTTGTGTGCGTTTTGGTGACATAGCGGGCAGCATGAATTTCTTCGTTCATCACGACTACGACACCATGCTTGGCTGTGTTATCGTCTAAGGCAACGAATAGGGCACTGCGTAAGTTGGCTAAACCGTCTGAACCAATTTCATTGGCAGAACGCATAGCACCTGTCATCACAACTGGAATCTTGGTATCTAATACTAAATCTAAAAAATAAGCTGTTTCTTCTAGTGTATCTGTTCCATGTGTAATGATAATGCCATTAAAATGTTCAGCTTGTGATTGAATAAATTGGCTTAATTCATACATGCGTTCAATCGTCATATGTGGGGAGGGGATATGAAATAAATCAGAAACAGTAATGTGGGCAAATTGCTCGAATAGATGACTTTGTTGTGTTAATGGATTTTCATCGCTAGGAGAAACTTTCCCAGTCGTTCTATCTTCGCTCATTGCGATTGTTCCACCAGTGTTAATAATTAATATATGTTTCATTAGACACCTTCTTTACTAAATATTAAAGTAAAACTAAGCAAGTCGGTTTGAAATGCTTAGTTTTATTGTTTTATTCAAAATACGCCCGATACATCGCCTGAAGTGCTGATAATTTATCTTTCATGCGAATCGTAAAGAACATACTGATTTCAGATGCTCCTTGGTTAATCATTCGAATACTAATTTTTTCTTTAGCTAATGCTTCAGTTGTTTTGTTTGCCATACCATGTGCAGCAACCATACCCTCACCAACAACGACCATAATCGCTAAATCATCTTCAACTTGTAAAGTATCTGGCTCTAATTTTTCTTGAATATCTTGTAAAATCGAATCTAGTACACCCTCTAAATAAGCTGAACGTACGACAACGGAAATATTATCAATCCCAGTTGGAATGTGTTCGATTGAAACATTATGGTCTTCAAAAATTTGTAATAAGCGGCGTGTAAATCCGAGCTGACGGTTTAATAGATATTTACGAATTGAAATAGAAGTAAAACCTTCGTCACAACTAATACCGACTACTGGGAGTTCTTCTTTATATTGACGCTGTGCTACAATTTTAGTTCCTTTAATTTCAGGCTGATTTGTATTTCGAACCATTACAGGGATATTTACTTGGAATAAAGGTTCCAATGCTTCGTCGTGGAAAATACCGAAACCAGAGTAAGCTAACTCACGCATTTCACGATAGGTAATTTCTTTAATCGCATAAGGATTGTCAATAATACCAGGGTGTGCTGCATAAATATAACTTTGGTCAGTAAAGTTTTCATAAATATCTGCTTGGACACCACGAGCAACAATTGCTCCTGTAATATCACTACCACCACGTGGGAAAGTCACAATATTTCCCTCAGTAGAGTATCCAAAGAAACCAGGAATAACGAGAATCGCATCATTATGACGGAATTGTGCCATTTTTTCGTATGAAGTAGGTAATAATTGTGCATTACCAGGTTCGTCCGTTACCATAATTCCAAAATCTTTTGGTGAAATATATTGTGCTTTTAAGCCAAGGGACGTTAAGTATTGACTGAATAATTGAGCATTAAAATCTTCACCGCAAGCCTTTAGTGCATCAAGTAAACGATTGCTGTCGGAAATGGTTGCGATATAGTGACGTAATGTCTCTTCAAAATGCTGAATAATATCAGCTGAAAGATTTAACTCATCAACCATTGTGGCAAAGCGTGACAAAATAGTGTCTAAAGTTGGTTGATAATCTTCCTGTACCATCACATGTTGGTGCAATGTAATTAATAAATCCGTTACTTTAATATCGGATTCTTCGCGTTTTCCAGGTGCTGAAACGACGACAAATCGAATAGCATCGTCCTGTTTAATAATATTGGCTACTTTTGTTAATTGTGTGGCATCACTTAAAGAACTTCCACCAAATTTTGCTACTTTCAATTTATGTCATCACCCTTACAAATAATTTAATCTTTATTACAATATCATACATGAAAAGATGGTAAAATTAAAGTCTTTGTTGTAAAATGAGAATCGTCTTATTAAATAAATATTGAAAAACTATGGCTGGGAGGCTATAAAATTATGAAAATTGCATTATTAGGACTTGGTACAGTAGGTGGAGGTGTATTGAAAATACTTCAAAACCAACCGAAAACGTCACATATTGAGATTGAATACATTTTTGCACGTGAAATAAAAGATAAATCACTTAATTTAAATAATATTAAAGTAACAGATGATATTAATGAAATATTAGAAAGTGATGTTGATTTAGTTGTTGAAGTATTAGGAGGAGTAGAATTTCCTTATGACATTCATCGTAAATGTTTAGCTAAAGGAAAGCATGTGGTGACAGCAAATAAAGATTTATTAGCATTACATTTAGATGAATTAGCTGAATTAGGTAACCAACATCAAGCACAAATCGGATATGAGGCAAGTTGTGGTGGTGGGATTCCAATTATTCAAGTGTTGGAACATCATTTGACGGCTAATCATATTACTCGTGTAATGGGGATTTTAAACGGTACGACTAACTATATTTTGACACGTATGACACAAGAAAATTGGTCGTATGAACAAGCATTAGCAACGGCTCAAGAGTTAGGTTATGCAGAAAAAGACCCAACGAATGATGTGGCTGGGTTTGATACAAGACGTAAAATTGCATTATTATCTCGATTGGCTTATCGCAAATCTGTTGATGTTGAAGATATTTCAGTTAGAGGAATTGATAATGTTGAATTTAAAGATATTGAAATCGCAAAAGCGTTTGGTTACACAATGAAATTAGTTGGTCGCAGTGAATTTGATAGCGAAAATGTATCAATTTCAGTAGAGCCTTTACTATTGGCAAATTCGCATACATTAGCGCATGTTAATGATGCTAAAAATGCGATTTTTGTTGAAGGTGATGCTGTTGGTGAAACAATGTTTTATGGGCCAGGAGCAGGAAGTTTAGAAACAGCTTCAGCCGTTGTAGCGGACATCTTATTTATTGAGCGCTTTGGTTTTATGGGAAACTTAATAGCAGACAAAGTGGCTGTTAGTGCACAGGAAAATGCGAAAAAAGCGTATTATTTCCGTGTAAATAATCAATTAGAGCAAGTAAAAACTGCCTTGAGTAATCTAGATGTGGCAGTAAGACAGTGGCATGAATCAGCGGAAGTAAGTTTCTTAACACAACCGATTACAGCTGAGCAATTTGAACAAATCAAGCTGCAATTAGCAGTTGCTGCTTACTATGGTGCTGAGGGAGAATAATCATGGAGATAACAATTAAAGTTCCTGCTACAAGTGCCAATCTTGGATTAGGTTTTGATTCAATGGGGATTGCTGTCAATAAATTTTTAGTAGTATCAGCGACACCGGCTGAACAATGGCAGTTTGAATTTGAAACGGATTTTTTAGAAATTTTACCGAGAAATGAGCATAATTTAGTGGCACAAACGGCTATTCAAGTAGCAGCAAAGTATCAGCAGACAATGCCACCATTAGCGATTAAGATGAGCAGTGAAATACCATTGACGCATGGATTAGGTAGTTCTTCAAGTGCGATTGTTGCAGGAATTGAATTAGCAAATTATTTTTGCCAATTGAATTTATCAGAGGAAGAAAAAATAACAATTGGTAGCGAATTTGAGGGACATCCGGATAATGTTGGCCCATGTATTACTGGTGGGGTATTTATCGGAGCGTATGAACATCAGATACTAGAATATGAAAAATTATCTATGGAAAATGTGGCGGTAATTATTAGTGTACCACCGTATGAATTAAGCACTGAAGTAGCACGCAAGGTGTTGCCACAGCAATACTCCAAACAAGATGCTGTAATGCAAAATGCACTGAACAATGTAATGGTTGCAGCTCTTTTAAAGGGAGACTACAAAAAAATGGGAGCATTGATGATGCGTGACCGACTGCATGAACCGTATCGTCAACCATTGATTGCAGAATTTGAAATGGTGCGTGAAACGTCGCTATCACAAGGTGCTTACGCATCGGTAATTAGTGGAGCAGGTCCAACTATTTTAACATTGTGTGAAGTGTCGAAAGTGGCGGAAGTCATCCGACAATTAGAATTGAATGTTCCATCTTGTCATCATGAAAGTGTTGAAATTTATCATCAAAATTAAACAAAAAAGTGTTGCTACAGCGAATTAGTAGCAACACTTTTATTTTATGTTTTAATGCGAGCCATAAATTTGTCTTTATTGATGACGACACGTGTATGGTTGGCGGTCGCAATTTTACCATTTGAATCATGTGCACTTAGTTCAAAGTAATATTGACGTGCTTCGTGTCTAATGTAATCAATGATAACAGTAATGGTATCCTGTATGGCACTCGGAGCTAAATGCTGAATAGAAAATTGTGCACCGACAGTCGATTGAGTGTCATCGAGTTGTTCTTGGCAAGTTAAGTAAGCAGCATTTTCCATATAGGCGATAAGCATAGGGGTGCTCAAAACATCAAGGCCACCAGAACCAATGACAGCAGCTGAATGATGTGGTTCAACGGTATAAGTATATTGTGTTGGCATATGTATCTTCTCCTTTGATTAATATATTTCGTTAAAACTAGTATACCACGAATTTTATCGAATAATGGAGAGGATAAATAGATGTTTTCTCAATAATATTTTTTTAGCCTAACAATTTTTTCAGACTATCAACAAGTGATGTTTGTGGACGTCCTAGGATTGATTCTAAATCTGAGGACTCTGCTTTTAGAAAACCAGCCCCTACAGCTCCTTGAAAACTTGCGACTAGGCTTGCCACTTCACTTGGCATTCCGTCTTTTTCTAATGCATTTGCTAATGTTTCTTGAGAATCGGAAACAATGGCAATATTAGTGCCCAATGCTTCATTAACGGCTTCAACAATATCTTGATAGCTGCGATTTTTACCAGAAAGTTCAACAATTGCTGGTGGATTGTCTGCTAATAAAATATTTGCACCAGCCTCAGCTAAATCATCACGTGATACCCAGCCTGCTACACTATTTTCTGGAGTTGTATTGATAAATTTCCCTGTCTTTAGACTGTTAGTAATATAGTCTAATTCATTTTCTAAGTACCAATTATTTCGCAAGCTTGTATAAGCAATTCCTGATTGTGCTAAAGCTTGTTCAGTCGCTCGATGGTCATCTCCTAGTGGGAAATTTGCTGCTATGCTATCTGCTTGTGCTAGCGAAGTATAAGCAATGAATTTAACATTTGCATCAGTGGCAGCTTGAATAACATTTTTATGTTCTTGTTGACGTGTTGGAGTTGCATCTGTCGAAACTAATAAGACTTTATCAATTCCATGCATTGCTTCAGCAAGTGCATCGGTTTGATTGAAATCAGCTATGCGAATTGGATAACCTGCCTCGGATAAAGCAGCACCTTTTTCTTTGCTACGTACAAGTGCAATTATATTCTCTTTAGGTACTGATTTTGAAAGTTCACGAATAACAGCAGAACCATATCCACCAGTAGCGCCAGTTATTAAATAGTTTGTCATATTTTTGTCCTCATTTCATGAATTAATATTTGTAACTTTTAAAGTTACAACAATTTTATTAAATGTGCTATAATATGTCAAGAGAATAATTTTATTAATAAAAAAATAGAGTACGACAAACCAGAAGAGGAGTTTTTTTATGCGTCAACCGGCACAATTAAGTGATGCGATACATATTTTGATTTATATTGCGTTTATTGAAAATCCTGATGAGTTAACAAGTGATGTGATTGCAGCGAGTGTTAATACGAATCCTGCACGAGTAAGAAAAATTATGGGACAATTAAAAAAAGCAGGTCTGCTGATTTCAACTCGTGGTAAAAGTGAACCTAAATTAGCTAAATTATTAAATGAGATTTCAATTCTTGATGTTTATCAGGCAGTTAATTCTACACAAACATTATTAGCAATTGATAGTGATGTTTGTGCTCAATGTATTGTGGGAGAAAGTATTCAAGAAATAGTAGAAATTAAGTTTGCAGATATACAGGCAGTAGCACAAAAGCGAATGGCGAGCATTACTCTAGCAGAAATTATGGATGATTTTATTCAATTATCTTCATCGAGACATCCGAATAATCCGGAACTATATGAACATATGAGAGGATAGTTTGAGGTAGTCTGGAAGTAGCGAACAAAAATTAATAGTATCTTGACAAATACCACATAAACAATATAATAAATGTAACAGATGTGACTAGTACTTAAAGCGCGAGTTTAGAGACATGGTGGTTGGTGCAAACCATGCAAGTTAATTAAGGAATCCACACATTGAGACGCCTATGAAAACAATTATGATTAAGTAGTGCCGGTAATCCCGTTAACGATTAACAATGAGTGCAAAGAATTATATGATTCTTTGAAATCGGGTGGTACCGCGAACAGAGCCTTCGTCCCAGATAATGGGGAGGCTCTGTATTTTTTTGTAGGAATGTCACACAAGTATCCAATTAGGAGGAATTGAAATGTTAGATCGTAAATTATTAAGAGACCAGTTTGAAGAAGTAGCTAAGAAATTAGCGACACGTGGAGTTGACCGTGAAACGTTGACCAATTATCAATCATTAGATGTAAAACGTCGTGAATTATTAGTGGAAGTAGAGCAATTAAAACAACATCGTAATACTGTTTCACAAGAAATTGCACAATTAAAACGTAATAAAGAAAATGCTGATGATAAAATCGCTGAAATGAAAACATTAGGTGATACTATTAAGGCTAAAGATGAAACATTGGCTGAATTAAATCAAACAATCGAAGCGATTGAATTTCGTTTGCCAAATATTCCGCATGAAACAGTGCCTGTTGGTGAGGGAGAAGAAGAAAATGAAGAGATTCGTCGTTGGGGTGAACCACGCAAATTTGATTTTGAACCATTGAATCACTGGGATATTGCTGAAAAATTAGATATTTTAGACTTTGAGCGTGGAGCAAAAGTAGCGGGTGCACGATTCGTCTTTTATAAAGGGTTAGGTGCTCGCTTAGAACGTGCGATTTATAACTTTATGTTGGACACGCATACTGAGAAAAATGGCTATACGGAAATGATTCCACCGTATATGGTTAATAATCAATCAATGTTTGGAACAGGGCAATATCCAAAATTTGTGGAGGATACATTCCAATTAACAGATGAAAGAGGCTTTACATTGATTCCAACGGCTGAAGTGCCATTGACGAACTATGTAGCTGATGAAATTTTATCAATGGAGCAATTACCGATGAAGATGACAGCCATGTCACCGTCATTCCGTTCAGAAGCAGGTAGTGCCGGACGTGATACTCGAGGTTTGATTCGTTTACATCAATTCCATAAAGTTGAGTTAGTAAAAATTGCTCATCCAGACCATTCTTATGAAGAGTTAGAGGCTATGACAGAAAATGCTGAGGGCATTTTACAAGCATTAAATATTCCGTATCGTGTATTGGCATTATCAACAGGAGATATGGGATTCTCAGCAGCAAAAACTTATGACATCGAAGCGTGGATTCCAGGTCAAGATACATACCGTGAAATTAGCTCATGCTCAAACTGTGAGGACTTCCAAGCACGTCGTGCGAAAATTCGTTTCCGTAATGAAGAAGATAAAGTGGAGTATGTACATACATTAAACGGCTCTGGCTTGGCTGTTGGTCGTACATTGGTTGCGATTTTAGAAAACTATCAGCAAGCAGACGGTAGTGTGAAAATACCAGAAGTTTTAGTTCCATATATGGGTGGTATTACTGAAATTCGTTAATTTGTAGGTGTTTTGTAAGCTTACATACATAAAAATCCTGTTACATCACATCATTTTGTGAAGTAACAGGATTTTGTTTATGTAAAAAACAGGTTAGGAGAAGTCCCAACCTGTCCATAGTTATAATATATATGCGGTGAATGGGACTTGAACCCACACGAGTATACACTCACCACCCCCTCAAGATGGCGCGTCTGCCATTCCGCCACCACCGCATGTGGTGCAAAATTACTATTTAAAAATAGCATGATTTGTTTTAAAAGTCAATCGGATAATTATTTTGGGCAACTTAGCTAGTTTCTGAAAGGCTTGTTGTTGCTTCATCATGTACCGGTTCCAAAAAATCGAAAAAAATTCAGAAAAAATTAAAATAGATATTGCAACCGTTTGCGTTATAGAGTATACTTCTATTTGTAAGCGTTATATACGCAAGAAAAAGGAGGAAAAGTGATGAAAAAATCATTGTTCAATAAAATTGGTAAGGCTGTGTTAACATTGAGTGCACTTGGAACCGTTATTGCACCGGTAACAGCACATGCAGCATCAAGTGATGCAAATTCATTTACGCTTTATTCAAATAAAAGCGAAACACAAAAAGCATTGACTGAATATGCTGCTGCATGGGGTAAAGAAAATGGTGTCAATGTTAATATTAAAGTATGTTCTGGTTCTTGTACTTTAGCAGATCAATTAAAAGCAGACTTTACAGCTGGTGACGGCCCAGACGTATTCGTTATCGAAGGTCAAGCTGGTTATGATTTATGGAAAGATGTTTTACAACCAATTTCTGGTAAATGGGTTGATCAAACAGACTTTGAATTTAAGCAAGGTGATCAAGTGTTTGGTTTCCCTGTATCAGTTGAAGGTTATGGTTTAGCGTACAATAAAGAATTATTAGAAAAAGCAGGTATTGACCCAGCAAGTTTAAATTCATTTGAAGCAGTGAAAGCAGCGTTTGAAGATTTAGAAAATCGTAAAGAAGAGTTAGGCTTATCAACAGTTGTAGCGAATGCAACAAAAGAGGGCGAAACTTGGATTATGGGTATCCATGACTTCAATGCATACTTAGGTGCTGGTTTAGAAAATGGTGACCGTTCAGTAGTTGAAAAATTTGTTAAAGGTGAAGTAGACGAAGAACGTTTAGCAAAATATGCTGATTGGGTAGAATTATTATTCCAACATACAGATAAAACAATGTTAACAGTTGGTACTCAAGAAGATATGGATATTGCTTTTGCACAAGGTAAAGCAGCGTTCTTACACCAAGGTTCTTGGAAAGACCCTAACTTATCAGAATTAGAAGCTAAATTTGAAATGGGATTCATTCCTTATCAAACATTAGGAGCTGATAAAAATGGTGAAGGATTATTCATCGGAGCTCCGTCTTACTATGTTGTTAACAAAGATACAGCAGCATTAGAAAATATTACTAAATTCTTTGATGATATGGTAGCAACAGAAGCTGGTCAAGACTACATGGTTAACAAAGCGAACATGATTT contains:
- a CDS encoding acetyl-CoA C-acetyltransferase; translation: MREAVIVSAVRTAIGSFGGSLRDVSAVDLGVTVVKGAIERAGLKPEQVDEVIMGNVLSGGLGQNIARQISVKSGIPIATPAYTINKVCGSGLKSIQLAIQSVLLGDADIIVAGGTENMSQAPYVLHNQRWGARMGDAKVVDTLLSDGLVDAFDEQHMGITAENVAAKYGITREQQELFAIESQRKAIAAVKSGRFINEIVPVEIPQRKGEAIMFDIDEYPRENVTLESLSKLRPAFQQGGTVTAGTSSGINDGAAAVVVTTREKAETLGLTVLATVKSYASAGLEPEYMGCGPIYATQKALAKAGLSISDLDLVESNEAFAAQACAVTKELGFKSEIVNVNGGAIALGHPIGASGARILVTLLHEMQKRDAKYGLATLCIGGGMGTALIVER
- the upp gene encoding uracil phosphoribosyltransferase, translated to MAKFTVVEHPLIQHKLTIIRDKNTSTKAFREVTNEIAMLMAYEITRDLPLEDVVIETPLVTTTQKQIAGKKLAIIPILRAGLGMVDGIVNLIPAARIGHIGLYRDHDTLEAVEYFAKFPQDISERRLFVVDPMLATGGSAIAALDLLTKKYNVSPENIVFVCLVAAPEGVKAIQEAHPDVDVYTAALDERLNDKGYILPGLGDAGDRIFGTK
- a CDS encoding HXXEE domain-containing protein, giving the protein MKKMINNWYNISVYLAGLIALLTIFLPVTEVQKCLLASICILFLHFFEEFGYPGGFPLLGVKLLLGTNEMDKTKWDCNNLSSMFGNWTFLILVYVLPLLLPNVRFLTLSAMLFLLMEVIMHSIFNLRLKSIYNAGLITAILGLGPIGVYYFINVFDSKMYNLYDYALAVLWLIIVFLFCFRSKIYWGLGKKDGYVLTDQTAFGVTNLTKN
- a CDS encoding asparaginase, which translates into the protein MKHILIINTGGTIAMSEDRTTGKVSPSDENPLTQQSHLFEQFAHITVSDLFHIPSPHMTIERMYELSQFIQSQAEHFNGIIITHGTDTLEETAYFLDLVLDTKIPVVMTGAMRSANEIGSDGLANLRSALFVALDDNTAKHGVVVVMNEEIHAARYVTKTHTTNLATFQTPTFGPVGIVSKNNVLYFQAFSREQHYSLKRTDKRVILIKAYAGMESDVFEVAKHYDGVVIEGLGAGNVPPNTLDGIQALLALNIPVVMVSRAFNGITEDVYDYKGGGKQLKQMGILFTQGLSGVKARIKLIVTLNAEQPLSELPNLFTQF
- a CDS encoding aspartate kinase, which codes for MKVAKFGGSSLSDATQLTKVANIIKQDDAIRFVVVSAPGKREESDIKVTDLLITLHQHVMVQEDYQPTLDTILSRFATMVDELNLSADIIQHFEETLRHYIATISDSNRLLDALKACGEDFNAQLFSQYLTSLGLKAQYISPKDFGIMVTDEPGNAQLLPTSYEKMAQFRHNDAILVIPGFFGYSTEGNIVTFPRGGSDITGAIVARGVQADIYENFTDQSYIYAAHPGIIDNPYAIKEITYREMRELAYSGFGIFHDEALEPLFQVNIPVMVRNTNQPEIKGTKIVAQRQYKEELPVVGISCDEGFTSISIRKYLLNRQLGFTRRLLQIFEDHNVSIEHIPTGIDNISVVVRSAYLEGVLDSILQDIQEKLEPDTLQVEDDLAIMVVVGEGMVAAHGMANKTTEALAKEKISIRMINQGASEISMFFTIRMKDKLSALQAMYRAYFE
- a CDS encoding homoserine dehydrogenase → MKIALLGLGTVGGGVLKILQNQPKTSHIEIEYIFAREIKDKSLNLNNIKVTDDINEILESDVDLVVEVLGGVEFPYDIHRKCLAKGKHVVTANKDLLALHLDELAELGNQHQAQIGYEASCGGGIPIIQVLEHHLTANHITRVMGILNGTTNYILTRMTQENWSYEQALATAQELGYAEKDPTNDVAGFDTRRKIALLSRLAYRKSVDVEDISVRGIDNVEFKDIEIAKAFGYTMKLVGRSEFDSENVSISVEPLLLANSHTLAHVNDAKNAIFVEGDAVGETMFYGPGAGSLETASAVVADILFIERFGFMGNLIADKVAVSAQENAKKAYYFRVNNQLEQVKTALSNLDVAVRQWHESAEVSFLTQPITAEQFEQIKLQLAVAAYYGAEGE